In the Bordetella genomosp. 10 genome, one interval contains:
- the rpoE gene encoding RNA polymerase sigma factor RpoE: MSEREIDAELVARVQRGDKKAFDLLVMKYQRKIMRLLSRMIRDPAEIEDVAQEAFIKAYRALPQFRGESAFYTWLYRIAINTARNWLASSGRRPSAPTAVENEDGETFNEADNLSDISTPESMVASREIAETVNAAIESLPEELRTAIVLREIEGMSYEDIAQSMGCPIGTVRSRIFRAREAVAARLRPMLGNDADRRW; this comes from the coding sequence ATGAGCGAACGCGAAATCGACGCCGAGCTGGTCGCCCGCGTCCAGCGCGGCGACAAGAAAGCTTTCGATCTGCTGGTAATGAAGTATCAGCGCAAGATCATGCGCCTGCTCTCGCGCATGATCCGCGACCCCGCGGAAATCGAGGACGTCGCCCAGGAAGCTTTCATCAAGGCATACCGCGCCTTGCCGCAATTCCGCGGCGAGAGCGCTTTCTATACCTGGCTGTACCGCATCGCCATCAACACCGCGCGCAACTGGCTGGCCTCCAGCGGACGCCGTCCCAGCGCCCCGACCGCGGTGGAAAACGAAGATGGTGAAACTTTTAACGAGGCGGACAACCTAAGCGATATAAGCACCCCCGAATCCATGGTCGCCAGCCGCGAGATCGCCGAAACGGTGAACGCGGCTATCGAGAGCTTGCCTGAAGAGCTGCGCACGGCGATCGTCCTGCGGGAAATTGAAGGAATGAGTTACGAAGACATCGCCCAGAGCATGGGGTGTCCCATCGGGACCGTGCGTTCGCGGATTTTTCGCGCGCGCGAGGCCGTCGCCGCCCGTTTGCGGCCCATGCTCGGCAACGATGCCGATCGTCGCTGGTAA
- a CDS encoding DegQ family serine endoprotease: protein MNFSYEKTQALLRRLLVTMGAVAALAGVAATPARAQTQAQTPMPTVTMPDFSSIVEKADPAVVNIRTTATVPVRRPGLDGQDPYDLFRFFFGPDFQPPGMPGVPGQRTPRDKTPKDSNKEPEERTVPRGVGSGFFISADGYVLTNNHVVSDATDIFVTTTDGREFKAKVIGTDERTDVALLKIDAKGLTPLPIGDDSKLKKGQWVLAIGSPFGLDSTVTAGIVSAINRDTGDYLPFIQTDVAVNPGNSGGPLLNLAGEVVGINSQIISRSGGFMGISLAIPIDEVMRVVEQLRANGKVTRGRIGVQIGEVTNDVATAIGLSKAEGALVSSVEGDSPAEAAGVQPGDVILKFNDRSIARWSDLPRMVGETKPGTVAPLQVWRKGKSLTLTVKIAEIQPPKTAAKEKSNPKTEPESSSALGLTVVPVPAETQRKMKITGGVLVRQAEGAAGRAGIMEGDIVLAINDTDITSPDQFVKTAGKVDKTKSIGVLVRRGDQTQWVAVQPSK, encoded by the coding sequence ATGAACTTTTCCTATGAGAAGACGCAAGCGCTCCTGCGGCGCTTGCTGGTGACGATGGGCGCCGTCGCGGCGCTGGCCGGCGTGGCTGCCACGCCCGCACGGGCGCAGACCCAGGCGCAGACGCCCATGCCCACGGTCACGATGCCCGATTTCAGCAGCATCGTGGAGAAGGCCGATCCGGCGGTGGTCAATATCCGCACCACGGCGACCGTGCCCGTGCGCCGTCCGGGCCTGGACGGCCAGGATCCCTACGACCTGTTCCGCTTTTTCTTCGGCCCCGACTTCCAGCCGCCGGGCATGCCCGGCGTGCCCGGCCAGCGCACGCCGCGCGACAAGACGCCCAAGGACAGCAACAAGGAACCCGAAGAGCGCACCGTGCCGCGCGGCGTCGGTTCCGGCTTCTTCATTTCGGCCGACGGCTACGTGCTGACCAATAATCACGTCGTCAGCGACGCCACCGACATCTTCGTCACCACCACCGACGGCCGCGAGTTCAAGGCCAAGGTCATCGGCACCGACGAGCGCACCGACGTCGCCCTGCTCAAGATCGACGCCAAGGGCCTGACGCCGCTGCCCATCGGCGACGATTCCAAGCTCAAGAAGGGCCAGTGGGTGCTGGCCATCGGCTCGCCGTTCGGCCTGGATTCCACCGTCACGGCGGGGATCGTCAGCGCCATCAACCGCGACACCGGCGACTACCTGCCCTTCATCCAGACCGACGTGGCGGTCAACCCCGGCAACTCCGGCGGTCCGCTGCTGAACCTGGCCGGCGAGGTGGTCGGCATCAACTCGCAGATCATTTCGCGCAGCGGCGGCTTCATGGGGATTTCCCTGGCCATCCCGATCGACGAGGTCATGCGCGTGGTCGAGCAGTTGCGCGCCAACGGCAAGGTGACGCGCGGCCGCATCGGCGTGCAGATCGGCGAGGTGACCAACGACGTCGCCACCGCCATCGGCCTGTCCAAGGCGGAAGGCGCCCTGGTCAGCAGCGTCGAGGGCGACAGCCCCGCCGAGGCCGCCGGGGTGCAGCCGGGCGACGTCATCCTCAAGTTCAACGACCGCAGCATCGCCCGCTGGTCCGATCTGCCCCGCATGGTCGGCGAGACCAAGCCGGGCACCGTGGCGCCGCTGCAGGTCTGGCGCAAGGGCAAGTCGCTGACGCTGACGGTCAAGATCGCGGAAATCCAGCCGCCCAAGACCGCCGCCAAGGAGAAATCCAATCCCAAGACGGAACCGGAGTCCTCCAGCGCCCTGGGCCTGACCGTGGTCCCCGTGCCGGCCGAAACCCAGCGCAAGATGAAAATCACCGGCGGCGTCCTGGTGCGCCAGGCCGAAGGCGCCGCGGGCCGGGCCGGCATCATGGAAGGGGATATTGTGTTGGCAATAAACGACACGGATATCACCAGCCCGGACCAATTCGTCAAGACCGCCGGCAAGGTCGACAAGACCAAGTCGATCGGCGTGCTGGTGCGCCGCGGCGACCAGACCCAGTGGGTGGCGGTGCAGCCGTCCAAGTAA
- the fabF gene encoding beta-ketoacyl-ACP synthase II, with protein MKRRVVITGLGIVCPVGNDITTAWDNIVNGRSGIRRISRFDPSALTTHIAGEVQNFDVTQYMPVKEARQMDTFIHYGLAAGVQAWQDCGLEVTEENAERIGVIIGSGIGGLPRIEETQTDLLERGPRRISPFFVPGSLINLISGQLSIKYGMKGPSYAVVSACTTGLHSIGDSARLIEYGDADVMVAGGAESTVSPLGIGGFAAMRALSTRNDDPATASRPWDRDRDGFVLGEGAGVVVLEEYEHAKKRGARIYGEFVGYGMSSDAYHITAPDKDGPRRGVVNALRNGGLNPEDVDYVNAHGTSTPLGDKNETDALKLAFGDHARKLVVNSTKSMTGHLLGAAGGIEAVFTTLAVHNQVSPPTINIFNQDPECDLDYCANEARQMKINVALSNSFGFGGTNGSMAVRRI; from the coding sequence GGTATTGTCTGCCCCGTTGGCAACGACATTACCACTGCCTGGGACAATATCGTGAACGGACGTTCGGGCATTCGCCGCATCAGCCGTTTCGATCCCAGCGCCTTGACCACGCATATCGCCGGCGAGGTGCAGAACTTCGACGTCACGCAATACATGCCCGTGAAAGAAGCGCGTCAGATGGATACCTTCATCCATTACGGCCTGGCGGCCGGCGTGCAGGCCTGGCAGGATTGCGGCCTGGAAGTGACCGAGGAAAATGCCGAGCGCATCGGCGTGATCATCGGCTCGGGCATCGGCGGCCTGCCCCGTATCGAAGAGACCCAGACCGATCTGCTCGAACGCGGCCCGCGCCGTATTTCGCCTTTCTTCGTGCCGGGTTCGCTGATCAACCTGATTTCCGGCCAGTTGTCCATCAAGTACGGCATGAAGGGACCGAGCTACGCGGTCGTTTCCGCCTGCACGACGGGCCTGCACAGCATCGGCGATTCCGCTCGCCTGATCGAATACGGCGATGCCGACGTGATGGTCGCCGGCGGCGCCGAGTCGACGGTTTCTCCCCTGGGCATCGGCGGTTTCGCCGCCATGCGCGCGCTGTCCACCCGCAACGACGATCCGGCCACGGCCTCGCGTCCCTGGGACCGCGACCGCGACGGCTTCGTGCTGGGTGAGGGCGCCGGCGTGGTGGTGCTGGAAGAATACGAACACGCCAAGAAGCGCGGCGCGCGCATCTACGGCGAATTCGTCGGCTACGGCATGAGTTCCGACGCGTACCACATTACCGCCCCGGACAAGGACGGCCCGCGCCGCGGCGTGGTCAACGCCTTGCGCAACGGCGGCCTCAATCCGGAAGACGTGGATTACGTCAACGCCCATGGCACCTCGACGCCGCTGGGCGACAAGAACGAGACCGACGCCCTGAAGCTGGCTTTCGGCGACCATGCCCGCAAGCTGGTGGTCAATTCGACCAAGTCGATGACCGGCCACCTGCTCGGCGCCGCCGGCGGCATCGAGGCGGTCTTCACGACGCTGGCCGTGCACAACCAGGTCTCGCCGCCCACGATCAACATCTTCAACCAGGATCCCGAATGCGACCTGGACTACTGCGCCAACGAGGCGCGGCAGATGAAGATCAACGTCGCGTTGTCCAACTCCTTCGGGTTTGGCGGCACGAACGGGTCGATGGCCGTTCGCCGGATCTGA
- a CDS encoding sigma-E factor negative regulatory protein codes for MQHTDPSELSEEELSWEASVSAWMDGEGFEEWLDGLEVAEGRETWDTYHLIGDVMRNPELAITPSPGFSARLSAALDNELTIVAAPRKRRFARPSWRLGLSGAAMAAAVASVVWVAQPLLGGGTPSQETRVIADATPAASSAEEPVLSDYLEAHMQMAGPSAIRQVSFDLGAGR; via the coding sequence ATGCAACACACAGATCCGTCCGAACTGTCCGAGGAAGAACTGTCCTGGGAAGCGTCGGTGTCGGCCTGGATGGATGGCGAGGGTTTCGAGGAGTGGCTCGACGGACTGGAAGTCGCCGAAGGCCGGGAAACCTGGGATACCTACCACCTGATAGGCGATGTCATGCGGAATCCCGAGTTGGCGATCACCCCCTCCCCAGGTTTCAGCGCCCGCCTGTCGGCGGCGCTGGATAACGAGCTGACCATCGTGGCGGCGCCGCGCAAGCGCCGTTTCGCGCGGCCGTCGTGGCGCCTGGGCCTGTCCGGGGCCGCCATGGCCGCCGCCGTGGCCTCGGTGGTCTGGGTCGCCCAGCCCCTGCTGGGCGGCGGGACGCCGTCCCAGGAAACCCGCGTCATCGCCGACGCCACGCCCGCGGCGTCCTCCGCCGAGGAGCCCGTGCTCAGCGATTACCTCGAAGCGCACATGCAGATGGCCGGCCCCAGCGCCATCCGCCAGGTTTCCTTCGACCTGGGGGCCGGCCGCTGA
- a CDS encoding MucB/RseB C-terminal domain-containing protein, which produces MPSLRVASRAMSLSFVALLGCLGGGLAQAQGNLAARTPMGAEEAQALLSRIQEAARKLDYSGIFTYQQGELIQSSRLVHMVDGSGERERLEVLDGQPREYLRHNDDVQCLVPERKIVLSQQRRADRFPGLLLGSPAAVTRFYHVYGDAAPHRVAGRECRMITIEPLDKARYGYRLCADEQNDLLLKAQTLSAGNSVIEQVTFTTLRLGKDVDGKLLESRWPYKDWKVQQSTMQPVDLAAQGWRIPVPPGFVQVSQVARILGHNESVSQLVLSDGLAAISVFIEPFDKKRNSRQPHGAYRRGAVSVYGTRIADFWLTALGEVPSATLEHLAKATEFVPPAASAVPPPK; this is translated from the coding sequence ATGCCCAGTCTGCGCGTAGCCTCGCGGGCGATGAGCCTGTCCTTCGTGGCGCTGCTGGGCTGCCTGGGTGGCGGACTGGCCCAGGCGCAGGGCAATCTGGCGGCGCGCACCCCCATGGGGGCCGAGGAAGCCCAGGCATTGCTGTCGCGCATCCAGGAGGCCGCCCGCAAGCTGGACTACTCGGGCATCTTCACCTACCAGCAGGGCGAACTGATCCAGTCCTCGCGCCTGGTGCACATGGTCGACGGCAGCGGCGAGCGCGAACGCCTCGAAGTGCTGGACGGGCAGCCGCGCGAATACCTGCGCCACAACGACGACGTGCAGTGCCTGGTGCCCGAGCGCAAGATCGTGCTGTCGCAGCAACGCCGCGCGGACCGTTTCCCGGGCCTGCTGCTGGGTTCGCCGGCTGCGGTCACGCGCTTCTACCACGTCTATGGCGACGCCGCGCCGCATCGCGTCGCCGGCCGCGAATGCCGCATGATCACCATCGAGCCCCTGGACAAGGCGCGTTATGGCTACCGCTTGTGCGCCGACGAACAGAACGACCTGCTGCTGAAGGCGCAGACGCTGTCGGCCGGCAACAGCGTCATCGAACAGGTGACGTTCACCACGCTGCGGCTGGGCAAGGACGTCGACGGCAAGCTGCTGGAGTCGCGCTGGCCGTACAAGGACTGGAAGGTCCAGCAGTCGACCATGCAGCCGGTCGACCTGGCGGCGCAGGGCTGGCGCATCCCGGTCCCGCCCGGCTTCGTCCAGGTGTCGCAGGTGGCCCGCATCCTGGGGCACAACGAATCGGTAAGCCAATTGGTCCTGTCCGACGGGCTGGCGGCCATTTCGGTTTTCATCGAGCCGTTCGACAAGAAGCGCAACAGCCGGCAGCCGCATGGCGCCTATCGGCGCGGCGCCGTCAGCGTCTATGGCACGCGCATTGCGGATTTCTGGCTGACCGCGCTGGGCGAAGTGCCTTCCGCCACGCTGGAGCACCTGGCGAAGGCAACCGAATTCGTGCCGCCCGCGGCCTCGGCCGTGCCCCCGCCGAAATAA